One window from the genome of Sphaerotilus microaerophilus encodes:
- the cobA gene encoding uroporphyrinogen-III C-methyltransferase, giving the protein MNMLDDRSRLRPAADAAPQAPGFVSLIGAGPGDPELLTLKAARLLGNARLLLYDHLVSREVLRLVPDDADLIYVGKEAGQHTLGQEAIVELMLRLARSGRSLVRLKGGDPYIFGRGGEEALALAAAGIPFEVVPGISAAQGAAAAAGIPLTHRDHATAVTYVTGHGRADRCHTTAPGDDPDAPDVDWAALARPHQTLVIYMGLGRLPQISAQLIAHGMPMDTPAALVERASLPDQRCVVGCLRDLPALAVAEGIKAPALILVGTVVGLQAQLNPARMAALCGTATRGAAMALTELRSR; this is encoded by the coding sequence ATGAACATGCTGGATGACCGCTCACGTCTGCGCCCCGCCGCGGATGCCGCGCCCCAGGCCCCTGGTTTCGTGAGCCTGATCGGCGCCGGCCCGGGCGACCCGGAACTGCTCACCCTCAAGGCCGCCCGCCTGCTCGGCAACGCTCGGCTGCTGCTCTACGACCACCTGGTCTCGCGCGAGGTGCTGCGGCTGGTGCCCGACGATGCCGACCTGATCTACGTCGGCAAGGAAGCCGGGCAGCACACGCTGGGGCAGGAAGCGATCGTCGAGCTGATGCTGCGCCTGGCGCGCAGCGGGCGAAGCCTGGTGCGGCTCAAGGGCGGCGACCCCTACATCTTCGGCCGGGGCGGAGAGGAAGCGCTCGCACTGGCCGCGGCGGGCATCCCCTTCGAGGTCGTGCCCGGCATCAGCGCGGCACAGGGCGCCGCGGCGGCCGCCGGCATCCCGCTGACGCACCGCGACCACGCCACCGCGGTGACCTACGTGACCGGCCACGGCCGCGCCGACCGCTGCCACACCACAGCCCCTGGCGATGACCCCGACGCGCCGGACGTGGACTGGGCCGCCCTGGCCCGTCCGCACCAGACGCTGGTGATCTACATGGGCCTGGGTCGGCTGCCGCAGATCAGCGCCCAGTTGATCGCCCATGGCATGCCGATGGACACCCCGGCCGCCCTGGTCGAACGCGCTTCGCTGCCCGACCAGCGCTGCGTCGTCGGCTGCCTGCGCGACCTGCCGGCCCTGGCTGTGGCCGAGGGCATCAAGGCCCCGGCCCTGATCCTGGTCGGCACGGTGGTCGGCCTGCAGGCGCAGCTCAATCCGGCCCGCATGGCGGCCCTGTGCGGCACAGCCACCAGGGGTGCCGCCATGGCCCTCACCGAGCTGCGTTCCCGCTGA
- a CDS encoding c-type cytochrome, with the protein MSQSQSGFTKQMARNIFYGGTVFFALLFVALVFHTEKQIPQRSNAQAITPAVVAGKKIWETRNCIGCHTLLGEGAYFAPELGNVYKRRGGDFIKAWMKAQPTGTAHRRQMPQFNLDEQQLSDLVEFLKWTGEINTEKWPPNIEG; encoded by the coding sequence ATGAGCCAAAGTCAGAGCGGGTTCACCAAGCAAATGGCCCGCAACATCTTCTACGGCGGCACAGTGTTCTTCGCACTGCTGTTCGTAGCCCTGGTGTTTCACACCGAAAAGCAGATCCCCCAGCGATCCAATGCACAAGCGATCACCCCCGCGGTGGTGGCCGGCAAGAAGATATGGGAGACCCGCAACTGCATCGGCTGCCACACGCTGCTGGGCGAAGGCGCTTATTTCGCGCCTGAGCTGGGCAACGTTTACAAGCGCCGCGGCGGTGATTTCATCAAGGCCTGGATGAAGGCCCAACCCACGGGAACAGCGCACCGCCGCCAGATGCCGCAGTTCAATCTCGATGAGCAGCAGCTCAGCGACCTGGTCGAGTTCCTCAAGTGGACCGGCGAGATCAACACTGAAAAGTGGCCTCCCAATATCGAAGGTTGA
- a CDS encoding DMT family transporter, which yields MVAAAFLFATMGVCVKLASAYYGSGEIVMYRGLVGVLVLAVLAHARGETLRTRVPGMHLWRAIVGVSALSLWFYSISGLPLPTAMTLNYMSSVWMALFLIGGGILAGGSRIDGRLMASVLAGFAGVAMVLRPTIEAQQLWHGLLGLLSGVLSAMAYLQVTALGRVGEPESRVVFYFSLGGLVAGAVLSQFTGGLHTHTWRSAALLLAVGGLATVAQLMMTRAYATGRPLVNASLQYLGIAFAFVYGVLLFGEPVHLVALGGTLLIVAAGIAAASLRQDNQARVRPAETLPPDIEP from the coding sequence ATGGTGGCGGCCGCCTTCCTGTTCGCCACCATGGGCGTGTGCGTCAAGCTGGCCTCGGCCTACTATGGCAGCGGCGAGATCGTGATGTACCGCGGCCTGGTCGGCGTGCTGGTGCTGGCCGTGCTGGCACATGCGCGCGGCGAGACGCTGCGCACCCGCGTGCCGGGCATGCACCTGTGGCGCGCCATCGTTGGTGTGTCGGCCCTGTCGTTGTGGTTCTATTCGATCTCGGGCCTGCCGCTGCCCACGGCGATGACGCTGAACTACATGTCGTCGGTGTGGATGGCGCTGTTCCTGATCGGCGGGGGCATCCTGGCCGGGGGATCGCGCATCGACGGCCGGCTGATGGCCTCCGTGTTGGCCGGCTTTGCCGGCGTGGCGATGGTGCTGCGCCCGACCATCGAGGCGCAGCAGCTCTGGCATGGCCTGCTCGGGCTGCTGTCGGGCGTGCTGTCGGCGATGGCCTACCTGCAGGTCACGGCACTCGGCCGGGTCGGCGAGCCGGAGAGCCGGGTCGTCTTCTACTTCTCGCTGGGCGGGCTGGTGGCCGGGGCGGTGCTGTCGCAGTTCACCGGCGGCCTACACACACACACTTGGCGCAGTGCGGCACTGCTGCTGGCGGTGGGCGGCCTGGCGACGGTGGCGCAGCTCATGATGACGCGCGCCTACGCGACCGGCCGGCCGCTGGTCAACGCCAGCCTGCAGTACCTGGGCATCGCCTTTGCCTTCGTCTACGGGGTGCTGCTGTTTGGCGAGCCGGTGCACCTGGTCGCGCTGGGTGGCACCCTGCTGATCGTCGCGGCCGGCATCGCCGCGGCCAGCCTGCGCCAGGACAACCAGGCGCGCGTGCGCCCGGCCGAAACCCTGCCGCCCGACATCGAGCCCTGA
- a CDS encoding polyprenyl synthetase family protein, which produces MTRLAFDAWAGEQLARVEAQLDALVLADAPAGLGDAMRYGVLDGGKRLRPLLVLAAAQAVQGECAIALRAACAVELIHAYSLIHDDMPCMDNDVLRRGKPTVHVQYGEARAMLAGDAMQALAFEVLTPSDTPADDLPSLALQARLCSLLARASGVFGMAGGQAIDLASVGHQLDEQSLQDMHRRKTGALLQASVLMGAACGRTTPAAWAALADYGAAIGLAFQVVDDILDVTQASDVLGKTAGKDADQNKPTYVSLLGLEGARARAVELHGRARVALEASGVPDQRWLAMLADRVVDRES; this is translated from the coding sequence ATGACACGATTGGCATTCGATGCCTGGGCTGGCGAACAACTCGCCCGCGTCGAGGCCCAGCTCGACGCGCTGGTGCTCGCCGACGCCCCGGCCGGCCTGGGCGATGCGATGCGCTATGGCGTGCTCGACGGCGGCAAGCGCCTGCGCCCGCTGCTGGTGCTCGCCGCCGCCCAGGCGGTGCAGGGTGAATGTGCGATCGCCCTGCGCGCAGCCTGCGCGGTCGAGCTGATCCACGCCTATTCGCTCATCCACGACGACATGCCGTGCATGGACAACGACGTGCTGCGCCGCGGCAAGCCCACCGTGCACGTGCAGTACGGCGAAGCCCGCGCGATGCTGGCCGGCGACGCGATGCAGGCCCTGGCCTTCGAGGTGCTGACGCCGTCCGACACCCCCGCCGACGACCTGCCCTCCCTGGCGCTGCAGGCCAGGCTGTGCAGCCTGCTGGCGCGTGCCTCGGGCGTGTTCGGGATGGCCGGCGGACAGGCCATCGACCTGGCCAGCGTCGGCCACCAGCTCGACGAGCAGTCCCTGCAGGACATGCACCGCCGCAAGACCGGCGCCCTGCTGCAGGCCAGCGTGCTGATGGGGGCTGCCTGCGGCCGCACCACGCCCGCGGCCTGGGCGGCCCTGGCCGACTACGGTGCCGCCATCGGCCTGGCCTTCCAGGTGGTCGACGACATCCTCGATGTCACCCAGGCTTCCGACGTGCTCGGCAAGACCGCCGGCAAGGACGCCGATCAGAACAAGCCCACCTACGTCTCCCTGCTCGGCCTGGAGGGCGCCCGCGCCCGCGCCGTGGAACTGCACGGGCGCGCCCGTGTCGCGCTGGAGGCCAGTGGCGTCCCCGACCAGCGCTGGCTGGCGATGCTGGCCGACCGCGTGGTCGACCGCGAATCCTGA
- a CDS encoding NnrS family protein: protein MAASASRLLAQLLARLLSAPHRLLFTAGALAWVGIALWWAVVSVLTALGHAPPWAVAPAGAHALVLALGFMPAFIAGFLFTAGPKWLALPPVAVRPLRGPAALWLAGWALALPGLHLDARGAAAGTTLAALGWTGLCVQQQRLLRASRLPAADRLHARAIGWALWWIAAALAAAALALVTGPDPQALRAAARLGLWGVASVFITAAHRLTPFFHPAWLHRLPGGLLGPLQVGLALRAAADMAALGLGPAWPAAAHLGAAAGQATLAAATLAAAFDPALRVARRTAFVRLLHVAVVWLAASCALQALTHGTAARGQPGGWGDIALAALHAATLGFMLTTLLAMASRVTATQQGRAVAVDRPLRWLFRLLQATALARLAASLWTGAPAWWLPGAAVSLALIAVAWMVHPGRLLAAAPRTPGSLNRFKEKDPLRP, encoded by the coding sequence TTGGCCGCATCCGCATCCCGGCTGCTGGCCCAGCTGCTGGCCCGGCTGCTGAGTGCCCCGCACCGCCTGCTGTTCACGGCGGGTGCCCTGGCCTGGGTGGGCATCGCCCTGTGGTGGGCGGTGGTCTCGGTGCTGACCGCGCTCGGCCACGCCCCGCCCTGGGCCGTCGCCCCGGCGGGCGCCCACGCGCTGGTGCTGGCGTTGGGCTTCATGCCCGCCTTCATCGCCGGCTTCCTGTTCACCGCCGGGCCGAAGTGGCTGGCGCTGCCACCAGTGGCGGTGCGCCCCCTGCGCGGGCCCGCCGCTCTATGGCTGGCCGGCTGGGCCCTGGCCCTGCCCGGCCTGCATCTCGACGCACGCGGGGCCGCCGCCGGCACCACGCTGGCCGCCCTGGGCTGGACCGGCCTGTGCGTGCAGCAGCAGCGGCTGCTGCGGGCCAGCCGGTTGCCCGCTGCCGACCGCCTGCATGCCCGTGCGATCGGCTGGGCGCTCTGGTGGATCGCCGCGGCCCTGGCCGCCGCCGCACTGGCCCTGGTCACCGGGCCGGACCCGCAGGCCCTGCGTGCCGCGGCCCGGCTGGGGCTTTGGGGCGTGGCCAGCGTGTTCATCACGGCCGCGCACCGGCTCACGCCCTTCTTCCACCCCGCCTGGCTGCACCGCCTGCCCGGCGGGCTGCTCGGACCGCTGCAGGTGGGCCTGGCACTGCGCGCAGCGGCCGACATGGCGGCGCTGGGCCTCGGCCCGGCCTGGCCCGCTGCGGCGCACCTGGGGGCCGCAGCCGGGCAGGCCACTCTCGCCGCAGCCACCCTCGCCGCCGCGTTCGACCCGGCGCTGCGGGTGGCCCGGCGCACCGCCTTCGTGCGCTTGCTGCATGTCGCCGTCGTCTGGCTGGCAGCGTCGTGCGCGCTGCAGGCGCTCACCCACGGCACCGCGGCCCGCGGGCAGCCCGGAGGCTGGGGCGACATCGCGTTGGCCGCGCTGCATGCCGCGACGCTGGGCTTCATGCTCACCACGCTGCTGGCCATGGCCAGCCGGGTCACGGCCACGCAGCAGGGGCGCGCGGTGGCGGTCGACCGCCCGCTGCGCTGGTTGTTCCGGCTGCTGCAGGCCACCGCGCTGGCGCGCCTGGCCGCATCGCTCTGGACCGGTGCGCCGGCCTGGTGGCTGCCCGGTGCAGCGGTCTCATTGGCCCTGATCGCCGTTGCGTGGATGGTTCATCCAGGCCGATTGCTGGCCGCCGCGCCCCGAACGCCTGGATCCTTGAACCGCTTCAAGGAAAAAGACCCCCTGCGTCCCTAG
- a CDS encoding TIGR00266 family protein, whose protein sequence is MAMDVIDYEIKGAEMQFVELELDPGEAAVGEAGSMMFMDGGIGMDTVFGDGSQQTGGFFGKLLGAGKRLITGESLFTTVYTNHGSGKQRVGFAAPYPGKILPMDLRKLGGLLICQKDAFLCAARGVSLGIHFQQKLSVGFFGGEGFIMQKLEGDGLAFVHAGGTVMRRDLQPGQVLLIDTGCVVAHTPDVNFEIQYVGKIKTALFGGEGLFLAKMTGPGTVWLQSLPFSRLASRIFAAAPQTGGGGREEGSLLSGVAAGGLLGSVFGGGDDD, encoded by the coding sequence ATGGCGATGGACGTGATCGACTACGAGATCAAGGGCGCCGAGATGCAGTTCGTCGAGTTGGAACTCGACCCGGGAGAGGCCGCCGTGGGCGAAGCCGGCTCGATGATGTTCATGGACGGTGGCATCGGCATGGACACCGTCTTTGGTGACGGCTCGCAGCAGACCGGCGGCTTCTTCGGCAAGCTGCTGGGCGCGGGCAAGCGGCTGATCACCGGCGAGTCGCTGTTCACCACCGTCTACACCAACCACGGCAGCGGCAAGCAGCGCGTCGGTTTTGCAGCACCCTACCCGGGCAAGATCCTGCCGATGGACCTGCGCAAGCTCGGCGGCCTGCTGATCTGCCAGAAGGACGCCTTCCTCTGCGCCGCCCGCGGCGTGAGCCTGGGCATCCACTTCCAGCAGAAGCTGTCGGTGGGTTTCTTCGGCGGCGAGGGCTTCATCATGCAGAAGCTCGAAGGCGACGGCCTCGCCTTCGTGCACGCTGGCGGCACCGTGATGCGCCGCGACCTGCAGCCCGGCCAGGTGCTGCTGATCGATACCGGCTGCGTCGTGGCACACACGCCGGACGTGAACTTCGAGATCCAGTACGTCGGCAAGATCAAGACCGCACTGTTCGGCGGCGAAGGCCTGTTCCTGGCCAAGATGACCGGCCCGGGCACCGTCTGGCTGCAGAGCCTGCCTTTCTCGCGCCTGGCCAGCCGCATCTTCGCAGCCGCGCCGCAGACCGGTGGCGGTGGCCGCGAGGAGGGCTCGCTGCTCAGCGGCGTGGCCGCGGGCGGTCTGCTTGGCAGCGTGTTCGGTGGCGGCGACGACGACTGA
- a CDS encoding universal stress protein has translation MYQRILVPTDGSDITAKAVETAINLCKAFGAQLSALAVKEPFPYSAISEMQPIPPQEFFDSQERIANKHLDAVKAAAAAAGVACTAASVEALHPWEAILDFGKQQDADLIVMASHGRRGVAALLLGSETQKVLTHSSVPVLVVR, from the coding sequence ATGTACCAACGCATCCTCGTTCCCACCGACGGTTCCGACATCACGGCCAAGGCCGTGGAGACTGCCATCAACCTGTGCAAGGCCTTCGGGGCGCAGTTGAGTGCCCTGGCGGTGAAGGAGCCCTTCCCGTACAGCGCGATCTCCGAGATGCAGCCCATCCCGCCGCAGGAGTTCTTCGACTCGCAGGAGCGCATCGCCAACAAACACCTCGACGCCGTCAAGGCCGCCGCCGCTGCCGCCGGTGTGGCCTGCACGGCGGCCTCGGTGGAGGCGCTGCACCCCTGGGAGGCCATCCTCGACTTCGGCAAGCAGCAGGATGCCGACCTGATCGTGATGGCCTCGCATGGCCGCCGCGGCGTGGCCGCGCTGCTGCTGGGCAGCGAGACGCAGAAGGTGCTGACGCACAGCAGCGTGCCGGTGCTGGTGGTGCGCTGA
- the xseB gene encoding exodeoxyribonuclease VII small subunit — protein sequence MAEPASYEAALAELDRLVQAMESAQLPLDQLLDSYRRGAELLGWCRGRLDAVEQQVKVLENGQLQAWSDAA from the coding sequence ATGGCCGAGCCCGCCAGCTACGAGGCTGCCCTGGCCGAACTGGACCGCCTGGTCCAGGCGATGGAAAGTGCCCAGCTGCCGCTCGACCAGCTGCTGGACAGCTACCGGCGCGGTGCCGAACTGCTGGGCTGGTGCCGTGGCCGCCTGGACGCGGTGGAACAGCAGGTCAAGGTGCTGGAGAACGGTCAGCTCCAGGCTTGGAGCGACGCGGCATGA
- the dxs gene encoding 1-deoxy-D-xylulose-5-phosphate synthase, producing the protein MNTSSAHPLLSRIDSPADVRRLARAELKQLAVELREFLLQSVSRTGGHLSSNLGTVELTVALHHVFHTPEDRLVWDVGHQTYPHKILTGRRDRMHTLRQLDGLSGFPRRAESEYDTFGTGHSSTSISAALGMAMAAQLKGEKRRAVAIIGDGSMTAGMAFEALNNAGMPHAGKVPNLLVILNDNDMSISPPVGALNKYLARLMSGKFYAAAREGAKNVLKNAPPLFELARRFEEHAKGMVVPGTIFEELGFNYVGPIDGHDLDALIPTLENLRDKSGAQFLHVVTRKGYGYKLAEADPISYHGPGKFDPRIGLVKPATPPKPTFTQVFGQWLCDMAEADPKLVGITPAMREGSGMVEFHRRFPDRYHDVGIAEQHAVTFAAGLACEGLKPVVAIYSTFLQRAYDQLIHDVALQNLPVVFALDRAGLVGADGATHAGAYDIAYLRCIPNVSLIAPADEPELRRALTSAHHHGAPVAVRYPRGSGAGLAVGSELDELPWGQGEVRRDSAAAPGSGRRIAILAFGSLLYPALEAAEALDASVANMRFIKPLDTALVERLGRSHDALVTVEEGCLAGGAGSAVLEALQAAGIKVPVLNLGLPDRYIEHGDPALLLAQCGLDAAGIEASIRQRFAGTLGGSHLRPVANG; encoded by the coding sequence ATGAACACCTCCTCCGCCCACCCGCTGCTCTCCCGCATCGACAGCCCGGCCGACGTACGCCGGCTCGCGCGCGCGGAGCTCAAGCAGCTGGCCGTCGAGCTGCGCGAGTTCCTGCTGCAGAGCGTGTCGCGCACCGGCGGCCACCTGTCATCCAACCTCGGCACGGTGGAGCTGACCGTCGCGCTCCACCACGTCTTCCACACCCCCGAGGATCGGCTGGTGTGGGACGTGGGCCACCAGACCTACCCGCACAAGATCCTCACTGGCCGGCGTGACCGCATGCACACGCTGCGCCAGCTGGACGGCCTGTCGGGCTTCCCGCGCCGGGCCGAGAGCGAGTACGACACCTTCGGCACCGGGCACTCGTCCACCTCGATCTCGGCCGCGCTCGGCATGGCGATGGCGGCCCAGCTCAAGGGCGAGAAGCGCCGCGCCGTGGCCATCATCGGCGACGGCTCGATGACCGCGGGCATGGCCTTCGAGGCACTGAACAACGCCGGCATGCCGCACGCCGGCAAGGTGCCCAACCTGCTGGTGATCCTGAACGACAACGACATGTCGATCAGCCCGCCGGTGGGCGCACTCAACAAGTACCTGGCCCGGCTGATGAGCGGCAAGTTCTACGCCGCCGCGCGCGAGGGCGCCAAAAACGTGCTGAAGAACGCGCCGCCGCTGTTCGAGCTGGCGCGCCGCTTCGAGGAACACGCCAAGGGCATGGTCGTGCCGGGCACGATCTTCGAGGAGCTGGGCTTCAACTACGTCGGCCCGATCGACGGCCACGACCTCGATGCGCTGATCCCGACGCTGGAGAACCTGCGCGACAAGTCCGGCGCGCAGTTCCTGCACGTGGTCACCCGCAAGGGCTATGGCTACAAGCTGGCCGAGGCCGATCCGATCTCCTATCACGGTCCCGGCAAGTTCGACCCCCGCATCGGCCTGGTCAAGCCGGCCACGCCGCCCAAGCCCACCTTCACCCAGGTCTTCGGCCAGTGGCTGTGCGACATGGCCGAGGCGGATCCGAAGCTGGTCGGCATCACGCCAGCCATGCGCGAGGGCTCCGGCATGGTGGAGTTCCACCGGCGCTTCCCGGACCGTTACCACGACGTGGGCATCGCCGAGCAGCATGCGGTCACCTTCGCCGCCGGCCTGGCCTGCGAGGGCCTCAAGCCGGTGGTGGCGATCTACTCCACCTTCCTGCAGCGCGCCTACGACCAGCTGATCCACGACGTGGCGCTGCAGAACCTGCCGGTGGTGTTCGCGCTCGACCGCGCCGGCCTGGTCGGTGCCGATGGGGCCACCCATGCGGGCGCCTACGACATCGCCTACCTGCGCTGCATCCCGAACGTCTCGCTGATCGCCCCCGCCGATGAGCCGGAGCTGCGCCGCGCCCTGACCAGCGCCCACCACCACGGCGCACCCGTGGCGGTGCGCTATCCGCGCGGCAGCGGCGCCGGCCTGGCGGTGGGCAGCGAGCTGGACGAGCTGCCCTGGGGCCAGGGCGAGGTCCGCCGCGACAGCGCCGCAGCGCCCGGCAGCGGCCGGCGCATCGCCATCCTGGCTTTCGGCAGCCTGCTCTACCCGGCGCTCGAAGCCGCCGAGGCGCTGGACGCCAGCGTGGCCAACATGCGCTTCATCAAGCCGCTGGACACGGCCCTGGTCGAGCGCCTGGGCCGCAGCCACGACGCGCTGGTGACGGTGGAGGAAGGCTGCCTGGCAGGCGGGGCCGGCTCTGCCGTGCTGGAGGCCCTGCAGGCAGCGGGCATCAAGGTGCCCGTGCTCAACCTGGGGCTGCCCGACCGCTACATCGAGCACGGCGACCCGGCGCTGCTGCTGGCGCAGTGCGGGCTGGATGCCGCGGGCATCGAGGCCTCGATCCGCCAGCGCTTCGCCGGCACCCTCGGCGGCAGCCACCTGCGCCCGGTCGCGAACGGCTGA
- a CDS encoding aromatic ring-hydroxylating oxygenase subunit alpha — MSDLSLAQTALQRSRTQLPVSSYFDPLLFDQEARLIFQSGPRYLGHELMVPQVGDFHALAQEGEGRALVRTANGVELVSNVCRHRQAVMLKGRGNSGGAVVCPLHRWTYDLHGKLLGAPHFVEDPCLNLRNYPVRTWNGLVFEDNGRDIEADLAGMGPRADLSFDGYVFDKVIQHECNYNWKTFIEVYLEDYHVGPFHPGLGNFVTCDDLRWEMGREYSVQTVGVAQGIGKALGKPGSEVYRRWHEQVARFQNGVVPRHGAIWLTYYPNVMVEWYPNVLTVSTVYPISPEKTLNTVEFYYPEEIAAFEREYVEAQQAAYMETCIEDDEIGERMDAGRKALLARGDNEVGPYQSPMEDGMQHFHEWYRRRMGEHAPE, encoded by the coding sequence ATGTCCGACCTGAGCCTTGCGCAGACCGCGCTGCAAAGAAGTCGCACTCAACTGCCGGTGTCGAGTTATTTCGACCCGCTGCTCTTCGATCAGGAGGCGCGACTCATCTTCCAGTCCGGTCCGCGCTACCTGGGGCATGAGCTGATGGTCCCCCAGGTCGGCGATTTCCATGCGCTCGCGCAGGAAGGCGAGGGCCGTGCGCTGGTGCGCACCGCCAACGGGGTCGAACTGGTCTCCAACGTCTGCCGTCACCGCCAGGCCGTGATGCTCAAGGGCCGCGGCAACTCGGGTGGCGCTGTGGTGTGCCCGCTGCACCGCTGGACCTACGACCTGCACGGCAAGCTGCTGGGTGCGCCGCACTTCGTCGAGGATCCCTGCCTGAACCTGCGCAACTACCCGGTGCGCACCTGGAACGGGCTGGTCTTCGAGGACAACGGACGCGACATCGAGGCGGACCTGGCCGGCATGGGTCCGCGTGCCGACCTGAGCTTCGACGGCTACGTCTTCGACAAGGTCATCCAGCACGAGTGCAATTACAATTGGAAGACCTTCATCGAGGTCTACCTGGAGGACTACCACGTCGGCCCCTTCCACCCCGGCCTGGGCAACTTCGTCACCTGTGACGACCTGCGCTGGGAGATGGGCCGCGAGTACTCGGTGCAGACCGTGGGCGTGGCCCAGGGCATCGGCAAGGCGCTGGGCAAGCCGGGGTCGGAGGTCTACCGCCGCTGGCACGAGCAGGTGGCACGCTTCCAGAACGGGGTGGTCCCACGGCACGGCGCGATCTGGCTGACCTACTACCCGAACGTGATGGTCGAGTGGTACCCGAACGTGCTGACGGTCTCGACCGTCTACCCGATCAGCCCGGAGAAGACGCTCAACACGGTGGAGTTCTACTACCCCGAGGAGATCGCCGCCTTCGAGCGCGAGTACGTCGAAGCCCAGCAGGCCGCCTACATGGAGACCTGCATCGAGGACGACGAGATCGGCGAGCGCATGGACGCCGGGCGCAAGGCGCTGCTGGCGCGCGGCGACAACGAGGTCGGTCCTTACCAGAGCCCGATGGAGGACGGCATGCAGCACTTCCACGAGTGGTACCGCCGTCGCATGGGCGAGCACGCGCCTGAATGA
- a CDS encoding sulfurtransferase: MPSPLISAAELQPLLDRIGRVCLLDARFDLAQPEAGESAYRQAHLPGALYAHLERDLSAMPPAPALCGGRHPLPTPQAFARTVAAFGITPATPVVVYDASGGMYAARAWWLLRWLGHQSVAVLDGGLPAWVAAGGALESGERRPVPAAEPYPLPAAPALATITADELQRGLGAVTLVDARGPERYRGDVEPLDPVAGHIPGALNRPFTSNLGPDGRFLDAAALRAAFTALLGERAGGEVIHQCGSGVTACHNLLAMAAAGLGDGVLYAGSWSEWCRDPARPVARG, encoded by the coding sequence CTGCCCAGCCCCCTGATCAGCGCGGCCGAGTTGCAGCCTCTGCTTGACCGCATCGGCCGCGTCTGCCTGCTGGATGCACGTTTCGACCTCGCGCAGCCGGAGGCGGGCGAGTCGGCCTACCGGCAGGCCCACCTGCCCGGCGCGCTCTATGCCCACCTGGAGCGAGACCTCAGTGCCATGCCGCCGGCGCCGGCACTGTGTGGCGGGCGCCACCCGCTGCCGACGCCGCAGGCCTTTGCGCGCACCGTCGCGGCCTTTGGCATCACGCCAGCCACGCCGGTGGTGGTGTACGACGCCAGCGGCGGCATGTACGCCGCGCGGGCCTGGTGGCTGCTGCGCTGGCTCGGTCACCAATCCGTGGCGGTGCTCGATGGCGGCCTGCCCGCCTGGGTGGCCGCGGGCGGCGCCCTGGAGTCGGGCGAGCGCCGGCCGGTGCCTGCCGCCGAGCCGTATCCGCTGCCGGCGGCACCCGCCCTGGCGACGATCACGGCCGACGAGCTGCAGCGCGGCCTCGGTGCCGTCACCCTGGTCGATGCGCGTGGTCCGGAGCGCTACCGCGGCGACGTCGAGCCGCTGGACCCCGTGGCCGGCCACATCCCCGGGGCGCTGAACCGGCCCTTCACCAGCAACCTCGGGCCCGACGGCCGCTTTCTCGACGCGGCGGCCCTGCGCGCGGCCTTCACTGCGCTGCTGGGCGAGCGTGCGGGGGGCGAGGTCATCCACCAGTGCGGCTCGGGCGTGACGGCCTGCCACAACCTGCTGGCGATGGCCGCGGCCGGCCTGGGCGACGGGGTGCTCTACGCGGGCTCGTGGAGCGAGTGGTGCCGCGACCCGGCCCGCCCGGTCGCACGCGGCTGA